Proteins encoded together in one Chitinophaga sp. LS1 window:
- the tnpA gene encoding IS66 family insertion sequence element accessory protein TnpA: protein MKRRKSSVAGRHHFSDQEIISALEQFTRAGNISVKEFTAAFQISPATFYNWKKRFGNQPAVTNAPVGFIDVDLSPVQQDLTPGAIFAEYRGIIFYQRVEPSYLKALL, encoded by the coding sequence ATGAAACGAAGAAAATCATCCGTGGCAGGCCGCCATCATTTTAGTGACCAGGAGATAATTTCCGCACTGGAACAATTTACCCGGGCAGGTAATATTAGTGTTAAAGAGTTTACAGCAGCCTTCCAAATATCACCTGCTACATTTTACAATTGGAAAAAACGTTTTGGAAATCAACCAGCGGTGACCAATGCACCAGTAGGCTTCATTGATGTAGACTTATCACCGGTCCAGCAGGATTTAACACCAGGAGCCATCTTTGCAGAATATCGCGGTATCATTTTTTATCAGCGTGTAGAACCTTCCTATCTTAAAGCCCTCTTGTAA